A single region of the Musa acuminata AAA Group cultivar baxijiao chromosome BXJ1-11, Cavendish_Baxijiao_AAA, whole genome shotgun sequence genome encodes:
- the LOC135597250 gene encoding pollen-specific protein C13-like: MANHSTYAVAAILAVAFILPAIALAARDVAGIKRGFVVQGRVFCDTCRAGFETPASTYIRGAKVSVECRSRITGAKTCSFDGTTDHTGTYNILIADEYDDHEICESVLVSSPESGCKTVLRGRERARVFLSRNNGIASDTRFANSLGFTKDTPLSICTQLLKKYEQYEV; this comes from the exons ATGGCGAACCATTCGACGTACGCGGTCGCCGCCATCTTGGCCGTGGCGTTCATCCTCCCGGCCATCGCGCTTGCCGCGCGCGACGTCGCCGGCATCAAGCGGGGATTCGTCGTCCAGGGCCGCGTCTTCTGCGACACTTGCCGCGCTGGGTTCGAGACGCCGGCGTCGACCTACATCAGAG GTGCAAAGGTGAGCGTTGAGTGCCGATCGAGAATCACCGGTGCAAAGACATGCAGTTTCGACGGCACAACCGATCACACTGGCACCTACAACATCCTCATAGCAGACGAGTATGATGACCATGAGATCTGTGAATCTGTGCTCGTTAGCAGCCCAGAAAGTGGATGCAAGACTGTCCTCCGAGGTCGTGAGAGGGCTCGCGTGTTCCTCAGCCGCAACAATGGCATTGCATCAGACACCAGATTTGCAAACTCGCTCGGTTTCACCAAGGACACTCCCTTGTCGATCTGCACCCAGCTGCTTAAGAAGTATGAGCAATACGAAGTTTAA